The following is a genomic window from Hymenobacter chitinivorans DSM 11115.
TACTGGCTGTAGTAGACAGACTTGATAATTAGTACAGTTTGTATACATGTCGTAGTAGGCAAGCTCCACATTTCGAGCAGGTTTGTATACAAGTGGTAGTAGCCAGACTTGGTCTGTGGTCAATGGCTTCGCACCTGGCTTCCTCCCGTCGTGGGGTAAAGGAGGAAGGTCCTTCGCTCTGCTCAGGGTGATAGGTGGGAAAATACAAAAAGGCCCTTCACTGCGCAGTGAAGGGCCTTTTGCGAATCAGGGAAAGACGGGCAGCCTACTTGGCCTGCTGAATTTCTTCCACGGCTTTGTCGATGGCCTGCTGGGCTTGCGGTACGTTGGGGCCGGTAGTTTTGCGCTGCTTCACGCTTTGCAGCAGGCCAATGAGGGGCTCGGCAGCGCCCTGGGGCTTAAACTGGATGGCCAAATCCCGCACCCGCTCCACGCCCTGGCTGAAGTTGGCCGGGTCGTCGAGGCGCACGAGCATATTCGACAGACCTTCGAGCAGGCCGAAGCGAGCCTGCAGCGGGGCCGCGTCGAACTTGTCGCGCACGAAATTCCACTGCGCGTCGCCGCCCTGGGCCGCGTACACGCCGATGACGGCGGCCAGGATGTTCTGATTTTCCGTCGTTTCCAGCGACTTGGCCTGGGTCAGGGCCTTGGCCGGAGCCACGGCGGCCAGGCCACTCAGCGCCGCCCCACTCACCTGGTACGACTCATTCTTGAGCTGCTGGGTGAAGAGCTTTTCGTCCTTCTTGTCCTTGAGCTTGGCCAGCGCTTCCAGGGCGTTGGCCCGCACCGAGTTCTGCGGATCGGCGGCGGCCAGCTTGCGTAGCACCGGGGCCGCCGCTTTGGCCGTGGCCTTGTTCTCCAGGTTCAGGGCCTCAATGGCCACGGAGCGCAGGTTGTAGAACTTGTCGGACAGCGCTTTTACCAGCAAGGTCCGGGCCGCGGCATCGTCCTGCTTGTCCTTGGCGGCCATAATGGCCTCGCGCCGGTCCAGAAACAGCGGGGCGTGGCTGTACTGGTACACGTAGTCGGCCAGGGGCTTGTTGTCCTTTTTCAGCCACACCATGAGCTTGGTGGCGTCCACGTTGACGAGCTCGGGCTTGGCGCTGGCCGCAAACTGAAAGGTTTCGGTGGCCTGGCGCATCATCACCATGTGGCGCTCGGGCTTGCCGTTCACGTACACATCCACGGCCAGGGGCAGCTGAAATACGGGGCCTTCCTGGGTTTGCTTCAGCGTCACGCTCTGCACCTTTTTGGCCGCGTCCCAGCTGTAGTCAATCGTGACTTCGGGGTGGCCGGCGCCGTAGTACCACTGGTTGAAAAACCAGTTCAGGTCGCGGCCCGAGGCGGCTTCCATGGCCAGGCGCAACTGGTGGGCTTCGCCGTTGCCCAGCGCGTTTTGCTTCAGATACTGATTCAGGCCGGTGAAGTAGACCTCGTCGCCGAGGTAGGTGCGCAGCATGTCCTGAATGGCGCCGCCTTTCTGGTAGGTTACCCCGTCGAACATTTCCTCCTTGTCGCCATAGTGGAAGCGCACGAGGTTTTTCGAGTAGTTGTTGGGGTTGTTGAGGTAGTTGCGGATGTACTGCGCCCGGTGCGCGTCGGCGGCTTCCTTGCCGTACTTGTGCTCGGCCCACAAGGCCTCGCTCATGTCGGCCATCGACTCATTCACCGTCAGATTGCTCCAGCTTTCGGCCGTCACGTAGTCGCCAAACCACTGGTGAAACAGCTCGTGGGCAATGACGGACTGGTTGTTGGCGTACTCCCGGTCGAGCAGTTCGCGGGCATTCATCTGCAGAAACTCGCCGTGCAGCGTAGCCGTGGTGTTTTCCATGGCCCCGCTCACGTAGTCCCGGGCCACAATCTGGGCGTACTTATTCCAGGGAAAATCCACGCCGAGGCGCTTGGAAAAGAACTCCATCATTTCGGGCGTGTCACCGAAAATCTGCTTGGCGAAGGGCGCGTACTTGGGCTCCAGATAGTAGGTCACCGGCTTGTCGCGCCACTTGTCCTCGTACACCTTAAAGTCGCCCACGGCCATCATGAACAGGTAGGGCGCGTGGGGCAATTCCATCTTCCAGGTGTCGGTGCGCAAGCCGGCCCCGGCGGGAGTGGAGCCCGTCATGCGCCCATTGCTGAGCGTGACGTACTTGGCGGGCACGGTCATGCTGATTTCGGAAGTCGTCTTCTGGTTGGGCCGGTCGATGGTCGGAAACCAGCAGGAGGAGCCCTCCGTCTCGCCCTGGGTCCAGATCTGCACGGGCTTGCCTTTCACGGCGCTGTCGGGGTTGATGAAATACAGGCCCTTGGCGTCGGTAATGGCCGCGCTGCCTTTCACCTTGAGCTCGTCGGGCTTGGCCGTGTACTCGATGTAGACCGTGTAGGGCGTGCCCACCGGCATCGTCCGGCCCAGGTTGATGCGTAGGTTGTTTTGGTCGGCGTAGTCGTACTTGAGCGGGGTCTGGGTCGTGCCTTCCACCAAAGCCACAGTCTTGATGTCGAAGCCCTTGGCGTCGAGGCGCAGGGAATCGGTGGCGTAGGCATAAGGCTTGAGCGTCAGCCAGGCTTTGCCGTTGAGGTGGCGCTTGGCGTAGTCGAAGCCGACATCCAGCTTGGTGTG
Proteins encoded in this region:
- a CDS encoding M1 family metallopeptidase yields the protein MKKTLILSVSLLAATASWAQQAPRLTAAEPELPYRATDTKINALVHTKLDVGFDYAKRHLNGKAWLTLKPYAYATDSLRLDAKGFDIKTVALVEGTTQTPLKYDYADQNNLRINLGRTMPVGTPYTVYIEYTAKPDELKVKGSAAITDAKGLYFINPDSAVKGKPVQIWTQGETEGSSCWFPTIDRPNQKTTSEISMTVPAKYVTLSNGRMTGSTPAGAGLRTDTWKMELPHAPYLFMMAVGDFKVYEDKWRDKPVTYYLEPKYAPFAKQIFGDTPEMMEFFSKRLGVDFPWNKYAQIVARDYVSGAMENTTATLHGEFLQMNARELLDREYANNQSVIAHELFHQWFGDYVTAESWSNLTVNESMADMSEALWAEHKYGKEAADAHRAQYIRNYLNNPNNYSKNLVRFHYGDKEEMFDGVTYQKGGAIQDMLRTYLGDEVYFTGLNQYLKQNALGNGEAHQLRLAMEAASGRDLNWFFNQWYYGAGHPEVTIDYSWDAAKKVQSVTLKQTQEGPVFQLPLAVDVYVNGKPERHMVMMRQATETFQFAASAKPELVNVDATKLMVWLKKDNKPLADYVYQYSHAPLFLDRREAIMAAKDKQDDAAARTLLVKALSDKFYNLRSVAIEALNLENKATAKAAAPVLRKLAAADPQNSVRANALEALAKLKDKKDEKLFTQQLKNESYQVSGAALSGLAAVAPAKALTQAKSLETTENQNILAAVIGVYAAQGGDAQWNFVRDKFDAAPLQARFGLLEGLSNMLVRLDDPANFSQGVERVRDLAIQFKPQGAAEPLIGLLQSVKQRKTTGPNVPQAQQAIDKAVEEIQQAK